The genomic segment aaaaattaataattagttaaataaCTTTTGTGTTTTCTACTAGGTCTTATgtgaaattacattttaaaccttaattttatataaactaaaataacctggttttataagatattttttttaaaaaaaaaaactataattaaaaatattatttcttaatttttttaaaattacacaatatcaaacacatctACGCTGCAGAGTGAATAATAGAAGAACCCCACtacattgattgaaaaaaattattttttttttcagatttacaAAAGTTATATtcaacagaataaaaaaaaagtatttttctataaaagaaTTTACAAGGAGGTTGTCACTCGCAGGGAAGCTACCGTAAAATAGTCTAATACTTGTCAGAAAAATTGCTTTTGAAAGTAAAGTATGCACTTACATTTGCtcccaaaaacaaaacttgGACAATGCTGTTAATTGCTCCGGTCATATATTGAGTTGAAGGTCATGGAAGCATATGAAGTGGCCATTcctgatgatgaagatgaatcTTCGAGCTTGCTTGAATTTGGAGATGATTTCTTCGTTTCCCACTTGTCATTCTGGTCTCTGTCTTTCTGCTTTTTGTCACTTTTGAGACTCCTGAATTCAGGCAGCAAGCCAGGCCTTGATATCTTGTCTTTCACATCCATCTCACCCATTAACATCGAGACAACAGTAGACATCAAGGGACGCAACTTTGACACTTCTTGGGTGCAAAGAAGACCTATCTTCAGGTACTTGCAAGCCTCTTCAGCATCATAATCCCTTCCCAACGATGTGTCCACCAAGTTATCCAGCTCCCCTTTCTCATAAAATATCCATACCTGCAGATTGCATCTTTACTTGACAAGATCTCTATGTGAACAAATTCAGAGAACAACTACTTTGAAATCCGTTAAGACTTGAttggagaaaatgaaacaaGATTATTGCACAGTTTAAGCTCATAAGCTGTTGATTAACTGAAAGGATCGCTAAACCTTAATAAGGAATCGGGAACAAAGGATTATGAAACTAGAGCATGACAGTAAGTGAAAGACCAATGCTTCATAAGAACTAGTGATTGTATACTGACTCCCTAAAATACCACAAAGCTCAAAGGTCAAGAAGCAGAATTGTAGATTGAAGATGGGAGTGATGTTTCCACTTTGAAATGGGTAATGGATCCGCCCAACATGGAACAAAAATGAACAATTATTCTAGAGTGTTTTGATGGCTGATACTTAAAAGTTATTCTGCAAAGATCAGTTGCAGTGTTATTCTAAAGAAAAATGCAGAAGAAAGGACATCAGAACAGCCATCCCAAGCTCAACACAAGTAACACTTGTCTCATTGAAAAAAGAATAGGCTACCTTACTAAAACTGCAAGCTACAGTCGTCTTCTAAGCTTCGGGATTCAATCTTACGAGGAAATTACCAAACACCACCAATTTACTCCATATCAAAACTCAAGCAAGCCTAGACGAAACGCTATGGAACAAAAAACATGGCCATGTGCACAAAATAAGAGCACTCTAAGACCCAATACCATTTGAAAATGAGATTTAGTTCATAACATGAACTCAACAGAAAATGGAAATCAATGTAGCCACTCCCAGCTAGTTTGGAAACATGGCCTggttgatttgaattttataccCAGAATATCAGAGATGCAAATGCAGCCTACAAATAAATATCACTTCAGGAAATtaaagcattacaaaaataaattttagatgcAGGAATCAAGAACCTGGTTTACGGGTCTTCACTTTTTCGAACTCAAATTGGAACAAAATTAAACCAAGATTTGCTTTATAGTGATTAGCTATCAAGGAAAGAATCCCTGCTTTTACTTAAAGAGAATCATCTTTCATActctattaaaaacaaaatctgaattttcttTAATAGCATTAAGACAAATTTGCAGTGAGTTTCAGAAGGCCCCATACCCTTTTAAGCAGGCATTGCTCTTCTGTGGGTAACCGCCTATTTGTGTTGGACCTCCCACTAACAATTTCCAACAATAGAACACCGAAACTGTAAATATCAGCTTTCCTTGTCAGCTGACCTCGAATTGCATATTCTGGAGCCAGATATCCTCTGCACATGTGCAACAAGAACAGTAAATTGTTTAATGTTTCAACATGGCAATTTGGTTAAATACGCAGAAAGAAAATCACAGTTTATCTATGCCTATCAAACATTATGGCATATCATCGAAGACTTGTATTTTCACTTTCTAACAAGCAT from the Populus nigra chromosome 1, ddPopNigr1.1, whole genome shotgun sequence genome contains:
- the LOC133692802 gene encoding cold-responsive protein kinase 1-like isoform X3, with protein sequence MATDNFNSANKVGEGGFGSVYKGILKDGSVAAIKVLSAESRQGLREFLTEIKVIADIEHNNLVKLYGYCADGNHRILVYGYLENNSLAQTLLGGGHSSIKFSWSTRRKICVGVARGLAFLHEEVQPHIVHRDIKASNILLDSELEPKISDFGLAKLFPSHLTHISTRVAGTTGYLAPEYAIRGQLTRKADIYSFGVLLLEIVSGRSNTNRRLPTEEQCLLKRVWIFYEKGELDNLVDTSLGRDYDAEEACKYLKIGLLCTQEVSKLRPLMSTVVSMLMGEMDVKDKISRPGLLPEFRSLKSDKKQKDRDQNDKWETKKSSPNSSKLEDSSSSSGMATSYASMTFNSIYDRSN